Proteins found in one Methanothermobacter thermautotrophicus genomic segment:
- the ribH gene encoding 6,7-dimethyl-8-ribityllumazine synthase, with protein sequence MKKVRIGAVVAEFNYDITHMMLELAKEHARFLDAEITRVIAVPGVFDMPLAVKKLLLEDDIDAVITLGAVIEGATDHDQIVVQHASRKIADLALDYDKPVALGISGPGMTRLEAHQRVDYAKRAVEAAVKMHRRLKEDI encoded by the coding sequence ATGAAAAAAGTCAGGATAGGGGCTGTTGTAGCTGAGTTTAACTATGACATAACCCACATGATGCTGGAACTTGCAAAGGAACATGCCAGATTCCTTGATGCTGAGATAACCAGGGTGATTGCTGTACCCGGCGTGTTTGACATGCCACTGGCAGTGAAGAAACTCCTCCTTGAGGATGATATAGATGCCGTGATAACCCTTGGGGCGGTCATCGAGGGGGCCACCGATCATGACCAGATAGTTGTGCAGCACGCTTCACGTAAGATAGCCGACCTGGCCCTTGATTATGACAAACCCGTGGCCCTTGGAATATCAGGACCAGGAATGACAAGGCTTGAGGCCCACCAGCGTGTTGACTACGCCAAGAGGGCTGTCGAGGCGGCTGTTAAAATGCACAGAAGACTTAAAGAGGATATATAG
- the mmp11 gene encoding methanogenesis marker protein 11, which yields MEILRPSDLKERFQDPWISPYRKVLTVVDGDLVEILEYHPCVSGSEWMIYQYQRSSRLIERARRDGNRHSYLARTGKAPIELQASLNAAGIEEVAVEGDEVRVVHAGLAGAGVGAAMCRGMAEGVKRIELYELGGGSKPGRAAVITPRLEKVVIGIDDTDTPESGATWTLANNIGLEARTRGFEYLDHVTVQLYPHNPHKTQNCVSVALAFAVKPGEADELVALVRDLLRENTLSDKTAMAVMKGIVVPGKLRDYAARSKRTLMELEEAERVAREAGVELIEITGSQGKIGALAALGLYDDPEEAARVYY from the coding sequence ATGGAGATACTCAGGCCATCTGACCTTAAGGAGAGGTTCCAGGACCCCTGGATCTCACCCTACCGGAAGGTCCTCACAGTGGTTGATGGGGACCTGGTTGAGATCCTGGAGTACCACCCCTGCGTTTCAGGGTCAGAGTGGATGATATATCAGTACCAGAGGTCCAGCAGGCTTATAGAGAGGGCCCGGAGGGACGGTAACAGACACAGTTACCTTGCACGTACAGGTAAGGCACCCATTGAGCTCCAGGCTAGTCTTAACGCCGCCGGGATAGAGGAGGTGGCGGTTGAGGGCGATGAGGTCCGTGTTGTGCATGCAGGCCTTGCAGGTGCAGGTGTCGGTGCCGCCATGTGCCGTGGCATGGCTGAGGGTGTTAAGAGGATCGAACTCTACGAGTTGGGGGGTGGTTCAAAGCCGGGCCGGGCCGCTGTCATAACCCCCCGCCTTGAGAAGGTCGTTATAGGGATAGATGACACAGACACACCTGAGAGCGGGGCCACCTGGACCCTTGCAAACAACATAGGGCTGGAGGCCAGGACGAGGGGTTTTGAGTACCTTGACCACGTCACGGTACAGCTCTACCCACACAACCCCCACAAGACACAGAACTGTGTGTCGGTTGCCCTTGCATTTGCAGTTAAACCTGGTGAAGCAGATGAACTGGTGGCACTGGTAAGGGACCTCCTGAGGGAGAACACCCTCTCAGATAAGACAGCCATGGCTGTAATGAAGGGTATAGTGGTGCCTGGAAAACTAAGGGACTATGCGGCAAGATCCAAGAGGACCCTCATGGAGTTGGAGGAAGCCGAAAGAGTAGCCAGGGAAGCTGGTGTGGAGCTAATTGAGATCACTGGTTCCCAGGGCAAGATAGGGGCCCTCGCAGCCCTTGGACTCTACGATGATCCTGAGGAGGCCGCCAGGGTCTACTACTAA